One window of the Methylocystis parvus OBBP genome contains the following:
- the vnfG gene encoding V-containing nitrogenase subunit delta produces MSEQQVKQLFDYVQARYLWQFFSRSWDRKENIEGIIATATDMLHGKKSTTHTPMDRLFYADAKEMVKDFRENFPWIDQLAPTEVTELMHGLQEMLTDHTITRSLNHELNHSLY; encoded by the coding sequence ATGAGCGAGCAACAAGTCAAACAACTCTTCGACTATGTGCAGGCCCGATATCTCTGGCAGTTCTTCTCGCGATCCTGGGATCGCAAGGAGAATATCGAAGGGATCATCGCCACGGCGACGGATATGCTGCACGGGAAGAAGTCGACGACCCATACGCCGATGGATCGGCTCTTCTATGCCGACGCCAAGGAAATGGTAAAGGACTTCAGGGAGAACTTTCCCTGGATTGATCAGCTTGCGCCGACCGAGGTCACGGAGCTGATGCATGGCTTGCAGGAAATGTTGACCGATCACACGATCACGCGTTCCCTGAACCATGAATTGAATCACTCGCTCTATTGA
- the vnfD gene encoding nitrogenase vanadium-iron protein, alpha chain, whose amino-acid sequence MPMVLLECDKAIPEREQHIYLKVEGEDSRDYLPISNASTIPGTLSERGCAFCGAKLVIGGVLKDTIQMIHGPIGCAYDTWHTKRYPTDNGHFNMKYVWSTDMKESHIVFGGEKRLEQSINEAFDEMPEIKRMFVYTTCPTALIGDDIKAVAKKVMQERPDVDIFTCECPGFAGVSQSKGHHVLNIGWINEKVGTLEPEITSDYTMNFIGDFNIQGDTQLLQTYWDRLGIQVIAHFTGNGTYDDLRCMHRAQLNVVNCARSSGYIANELKKQYGIPRLDIDSWGFSYMAEGIRKICAFFGIEERGEKLIEEEYAKWKDKLDWYKERLQGKKMAIWTGGPRLWHWTKSVEDDLGIQVVAMSSKFGHQEDFEKVIARGQNGTYYIDDGNELEFFEIIDLVKPDVIFTGPRVGELVKKLHIPYVNGHGYHNGPYMGFEGFVNLARDTYNAVHNPLLKLAAHDIRGDRSAKFLEAAE is encoded by the coding sequence ATGCCTATGGTTCTACTTGAATGCGACAAAGCGATACCGGAGCGTGAACAGCACATCTATTTGAAAGTCGAAGGCGAGGATTCGCGCGATTATCTGCCGATCTCCAACGCGTCGACGATTCCCGGGACGCTCTCGGAACGCGGTTGCGCCTTTTGCGGCGCGAAGCTCGTCATCGGCGGCGTCCTCAAAGACACGATCCAGATGATCCACGGCCCGATCGGCTGCGCCTACGACACCTGGCACACCAAGCGCTACCCGACCGATAACGGCCATTTCAACATGAAATATGTGTGGTCGACCGACATGAAGGAGAGCCACATCGTCTTTGGCGGCGAGAAGCGGCTCGAGCAGTCGATCAACGAAGCCTTTGACGAAATGCCCGAGATCAAGCGCATGTTCGTCTACACGACCTGCCCGACCGCGCTGATCGGCGACGACATCAAGGCCGTCGCGAAGAAGGTCATGCAGGAGCGTCCCGACGTCGACATCTTTACCTGCGAATGCCCCGGCTTCGCCGGCGTTTCGCAATCGAAGGGACATCACGTCCTGAATATCGGCTGGATCAACGAAAAGGTCGGCACGCTGGAGCCGGAGATCACCAGCGACTACACGATGAACTTCATCGGAGACTTCAATATTCAGGGAGATACGCAGCTCCTCCAGACCTATTGGGATCGACTCGGCATTCAGGTGATCGCGCACTTCACCGGCAACGGCACCTATGACGATCTTCGCTGCATGCATCGCGCGCAACTCAACGTCGTCAACTGCGCGAGATCGTCCGGCTACATCGCCAACGAGCTCAAGAAGCAATATGGCATTCCGCGCCTCGACATCGACTCGTGGGGCTTTTCCTACATGGCTGAAGGCATCCGCAAGATCTGCGCCTTCTTCGGCATCGAGGAGCGTGGCGAAAAGCTGATTGAGGAAGAATACGCCAAATGGAAGGACAAGCTTGATTGGTACAAGGAGCGCCTCCAGGGCAAGAAAATGGCGATCTGGACCGGCGGCCCACGCCTTTGGCATTGGACGAAATCGGTCGAGGATGATCTCGGCATTCAGGTCGTCGCGATGTCTTCGAAATTTGGCCACCAGGAAGACTTCGAGAAGGTCATCGCGCGGGGTCAGAACGGGACCTACTATATCGATGACGGCAACGAACTTGAATTTTTCGAGATCATCGACCTCGTGAAGCCGGACGTCATCTTCACCGGCCCGCGCGTCGGCGAACTCGTGAAAAAGCTGCACATCCCCTATGTCAACGGCCACGGCTACCATAATGGACCGTATATGGGCTTCGAGGGCTTCGTGAACCTTGCTCGCGACACCTACAACGCCGTTCACAATCCGCTTCTGAAACTTGCCGCGCACGACATTCGCGGCGATCGGTCAGCCAAATTCCTGGAGGCGGCGGAATGA
- the gloA gene encoding lactoylglutathione lyase — MLDTLPQISAGSSGLGSAEGRKSLTIRVAVASRDGDRIDLHFGHAEAFSVFDVDGQGPRRVDLRRIEDHRTSEDEDPRETIYRMIRDCAVLLVAKVGAAPQEALASRGVEATNMYAGKGVDPALRELYANKLAATDDAPLDTAEFRLLHAMLRVADLERSIDFYCGKLGMTVLERREHKKNMFSQAYLGYGDGSNGMTVELVANWLHEDAYVLGDAFGHIAIGVKNINRLCDRLAAAGVPMPRPPRSQRHGETIVAFVEDPDGYRIELVQAPQASEPGTFEVVHDTQA, encoded by the coding sequence ATGCTCGATACGCTTCCTCAGATTAGCGCCGGCTCGTCCGGGCTCGGATCGGCAGAAGGGCGCAAGTCCCTTACGATCCGCGTTGCAGTTGCGTCGCGGGACGGGGATCGGATCGATTTGCATTTCGGACATGCGGAGGCGTTCAGCGTTTTCGACGTCGACGGGCAAGGGCCACGCCGCGTCGATCTTCGGAGGATCGAAGATCATCGAACCTCGGAAGACGAGGACCCTCGCGAAACCATCTATCGAATGATCCGCGACTGCGCGGTCTTGCTGGTTGCGAAAGTCGGCGCGGCGCCACAAGAGGCTTTGGCGTCTCGCGGCGTCGAAGCGACGAATATGTACGCCGGCAAAGGCGTCGACCCCGCATTGCGCGAGCTATATGCGAATAAGCTCGCAGCGACCGACGACGCTCCGCTCGACACAGCCGAGTTCCGCCTGTTGCACGCCATGCTTCGCGTCGCGGATCTGGAACGTTCGATCGACTTTTATTGTGGCAAACTCGGCATGACGGTGCTCGAACGGCGCGAGCACAAGAAGAATATGTTCTCGCAGGCTTATCTCGGTTACGGCGACGGATCGAACGGAATGACGGTGGAGCTGGTCGCAAACTGGCTTCACGAAGACGCCTATGTCCTTGGCGACGCCTTCGGGCACATCGCGATCGGCGTAAAGAACATCAACCGACTGTGCGACCGGCTCGCGGCGGCAGGCGTGCCCATGCCGCGTCCGCCACGCTCCCAACGACATGGCGAGACTATCGTCGCTTTCGTCGAAGATCCGGATGGATACAGGATCGAACTGGTTCAAGCGCCGCAGGCGAGCGAGCCTGGGACGTTCGAAGTCGTCCACGATACTCAAGCCTAG
- the nifH gene encoding nitrogenase iron protein yields the protein MLRQIAFYGKGGIGKSTTSQNTLAALAQMGQKILIVGCDPKADSTRLILHAKAQDTILSLAAEAGSVEDLELEDVLKIGFSDIKCVESGGPEPGVGCAGRGVITSINFLEENGAYEDVDYVSYDVLGDVVCGGFAMPIRENKAQEIYIVMSGEMMAMYAANNISKGILKYANSGGVRLGGLVCNERQTDKELELAESLAKKLGCQLIHFVPRDNIVQHAELRRMTVVEYAPDSKQAGEYRTLANKVHNNKGNGIIPTPITMDELEDLLMEHGIMPTIDESTVGKTAAELVA from the coding sequence ATGCTACGTCAAATTGCTTTCTACGGGAAAGGCGGGATCGGAAAGTCCACCACCTCCCAGAACACCCTTGCCGCCCTCGCGCAGATGGGACAGAAGATCCTGATCGTCGGCTGTGACCCGAAGGCCGACTCCACGCGACTGATCCTTCACGCCAAGGCGCAGGATACAATCCTGTCGCTGGCCGCCGAGGCCGGTTCGGTCGAAGACCTGGAACTCGAAGACGTCCTGAAAATTGGTTTCTCGGATATCAAATGCGTCGAGTCAGGCGGTCCGGAGCCGGGCGTCGGCTGCGCTGGCCGCGGCGTGATCACCTCTATCAACTTCCTCGAGGAAAATGGCGCCTATGAGGATGTGGATTATGTTTCGTACGACGTTCTCGGCGACGTCGTCTGCGGCGGATTCGCTATGCCTATTCGTGAAAACAAGGCGCAGGAGATTTACATCGTCATGTCGGGCGAGATGATGGCGATGTACGCCGCCAACAATATCTCAAAAGGGATTTTGAAATACGCCAATTCGGGCGGTGTCCGTCTGGGCGGGCTGGTTTGCAACGAGCGCCAGACCGACAAGGAGCTTGAACTTGCGGAGTCCCTGGCGAAAAAGCTTGGCTGCCAGCTGATCCATTTCGTGCCGCGCGACAATATCGTGCAGCACGCGGAGCTGCGGCGCATGACCGTCGTCGAATATGCGCCAGATTCAAAGCAGGCTGGCGAGTATCGTACGCTCGCGAATAAGGTCCACAACAATAAGGGCAATGGTATCATCCCAACCCCGATCACGATGGATGAACTCGAAGACCTGCTGATGGAGCACGGCATTATGCCGACCATCGACGAATCCACCGTCGGGAAGACCGCGGCGGAACTCGTCGCCTGA
- a CDS encoding Nif11-like leader peptide family natural product precursor, protein MSVDSAVEYIRRMRSDDDFRKKMNEISDDEDASWAAIRDAGYDFTMIDFKKAQDVIYEEHGVTPM, encoded by the coding sequence ATGTCCGTTGATTCCGCAGTCGAATATATTCGACGTATGCGTTCCGATGATGACTTTCGCAAAAAGATGAATGAAATATCCGACGATGAAGACGCGAGCTGGGCGGCGATTCGCGACGCCGGCTATGATTTCACGATGATCGACTTCAAAAAGGCGCAAGACGTCATCTACGAGGAGCATGGCGTTACGCCAATGTGA
- the nifE gene encoding nitrogenase iron-molybdenum cofactor biosynthesis protein NifE, translated as MGLTENLGTISRIDLDFVLLPSLLIKRRTFRYSLFVESYRIAQDLHFILRVNHADLRVLEGFHAARIVAQSLRLRRRHRRAPMKPEEIQALLNEPACAHNKKSKSGCAKPAPGATQGGCCFDGARNALLPISDVAHIVHGPIGCAGSSWDNRGTRSSGPDIYRIGMTTDLTDMDVIMGRGEKRLFQSIRQAAETKRPAAIFVYNTCVPALQGDDIDAVAKAASARFGIPVVPVDCAGFYGNKNLGNRIAGDAAYKHIIGTREPDLVATECEIPGVKRHDINLIGEWNVGGEFWNVSPLFDELGLRVLCSFSGDSRYREVQTMHRAEASMVVCSKAMLHVARKLESDYGVPWFEGSFYGVQDTSAALRGFANLLKDADLSTRVEALIAREEARVEAALVALRERLRGKRVLIFTGGYKSWSVVSAMQDLGMVVVATGTEKSTEEDKARIRELMGPDARMISDNDQIALIDAYHECQADILIAGDRYIYPTLKSRVPFLDIDHVRRIGYAGYDGLIELARNIDHAVHSPVWGLVRSQPSWSAHEAAAANA; from the coding sequence TTGGGCCTGACAGAAAATTTAGGGACGATATCTAGGATCGATCTCGATTTCGTGCTTCTTCCGTCGCTCCTCATCAAGAGGCGTACCTTCAGGTACTCGCTTTTCGTCGAAAGTTACCGAATTGCACAAGACCTTCATTTCATTTTGAGGGTCAATCACGCTGACCTGCGCGTTTTGGAGGGATTCCACGCTGCGCGCATTGTGGCCCAGAGCTTGCGATTGAGGAGGCGACATCGGAGAGCTCCAATGAAGCCCGAAGAAATCCAGGCTCTGCTCAACGAGCCAGCCTGCGCTCACAACAAGAAATCAAAGTCCGGCTGCGCGAAGCCGGCGCCCGGCGCGACGCAGGGCGGTTGCTGTTTCGATGGCGCCCGCAATGCGCTGCTTCCAATTTCCGATGTGGCGCACATCGTTCACGGACCAATCGGCTGCGCGGGCTCGTCCTGGGATAATCGCGGCACACGTTCGTCCGGTCCCGACATCTACCGTATCGGCATGACGACCGATCTGACGGACATGGACGTTATTATGGGGCGCGGCGAGAAGCGTCTGTTTCAATCGATCCGTCAGGCGGCGGAGACAAAGCGGCCCGCCGCGATCTTCGTCTATAACACCTGTGTTCCCGCCTTGCAGGGCGACGACATCGATGCGGTCGCCAAAGCGGCGTCGGCGCGCTTTGGAATCCCCGTTGTTCCCGTGGATTGCGCCGGCTTCTACGGGAACAAGAACCTTGGAAACCGCATTGCCGGCGACGCCGCATATAAGCATATCATCGGAACGCGTGAGCCGGATCTGGTCGCGACGGAATGCGAAATTCCCGGCGTGAAGCGACACGACATCAATCTGATCGGCGAATGGAATGTCGGCGGCGAATTCTGGAACGTATCGCCTCTGTTCGACGAGCTCGGCTTGCGCGTCCTTTGCAGCTTTTCCGGCGACAGCCGCTATCGTGAAGTCCAGACCATGCATCGCGCGGAAGCGAGCATGGTCGTTTGCTCGAAGGCGATGCTGCATGTCGCACGCAAGCTCGAAAGCGACTATGGCGTTCCGTGGTTCGAGGGAAGCTTCTACGGCGTGCAGGATACGTCCGCGGCGCTTCGTGGCTTTGCGAATCTCCTGAAGGATGCGGATCTTTCGACGCGAGTGGAGGCGCTGATCGCGAGAGAAGAGGCGCGGGTCGAAGCGGCGCTCGTCGCGTTAAGGGAGCGGCTTCGTGGCAAACGCGTGTTGATTTTTACCGGCGGCTATAAATCGTGGTCGGTCGTTTCCGCGATGCAGGATCTGGGAATGGTCGTCGTCGCCACCGGGACAGAAAAATCGACGGAGGAAGACAAGGCCCGCATCCGTGAGCTCATGGGGCCGGATGCGAGGATGATCTCCGACAACGACCAGATCGCGCTCATCGACGCCTATCATGAATGCCAGGCGGACATTCTGATCGCGGGCGACCGCTATATCTATCCCACTCTCAAATCGCGCGTTCCGTTCCTCGATATCGATCATGTTCGGCGAATTGGCTATGCGGGCTATGACGGGCTGATCGAGCTCGCGCGGAATATCGACCACGCGGTTCATTCGCCGGTTTGGGGCCTTGTTCGTTCACAACCCAGCTGGTCGGCGCACGAAGCCGCGGCGGCGAACGCGTGA
- the nifN gene encoding nitrogenase iron-molybdenum cofactor biosynthesis protein NifN — translation MADILSPTKPLAVNPLKASQPIGASLAFLGIEDCMPLEHGARGCTSFNKLFFMRHFNEPIPLQTTAMDQTTTVLGADDNVIEALATICAKNRPKVIGLVTTGLSEMQGADVPRTVKEFRRSHPEFASVAVIPVSASDTLGCLETGFAGAVEAMIKEFVGLTAGARKDPRQVNVLASAMLTPGDLEELRIWIESFGLEPIILPDIGLSLDGHLVESGYSTLTYGGTSRSALEKMGESVATFVIGRSLSVAADLLQEATAIPDWRFDQLIGLSECDAFTQALAEVSGQRPSSYLQRKREQLTDAMVDCQFQFGGAKVGIAADPDLLGALAQFFVGMGAKIVAAVASARSGRLEDLPIESVVIGDLEDFEILVQQEGADLIVANSHGAEVARRTGAALLRAGFPIYDAYGAHSDAWIGYGGTRRLIFTAANLLAAHYQELQPYISRYRNEAAE, via the coding sequence ATGGCCGATATTCTCTCTCCCACCAAGCCGCTGGCCGTTAACCCGCTGAAGGCCAGTCAGCCCATCGGCGCGTCGCTGGCCTTTCTCGGCATTGAAGATTGCATGCCGCTCGAACACGGAGCGCGCGGCTGCACATCGTTCAACAAGCTGTTTTTCATGCGTCATTTCAACGAGCCGATCCCGCTTCAGACGACGGCGATGGATCAGACGACCACCGTTCTCGGCGCCGATGACAATGTCATTGAAGCCCTTGCAACAATTTGCGCCAAGAATCGACCAAAAGTCATCGGTCTGGTGACGACCGGTTTGTCGGAAATGCAAGGCGCGGACGTTCCACGGACCGTGAAGGAGTTTCGCCGCAGTCATCCGGAATTCGCGTCTGTCGCCGTCATTCCGGTCAGCGCGAGCGATACGCTCGGATGCCTCGAGACGGGCTTTGCCGGCGCCGTGGAGGCGATGATTAAGGAATTCGTTGGGTTGACGGCCGGCGCGCGCAAAGATCCTCGCCAGGTCAATGTTCTCGCTTCCGCGATGTTGACGCCGGGCGATCTTGAGGAATTGCGGATCTGGATCGAGTCCTTTGGCCTCGAGCCGATTATTCTTCCAGACATCGGCCTCTCTCTCGATGGCCACCTCGTCGAAAGCGGATATTCGACGCTAACCTATGGGGGCACGTCGCGCTCGGCCCTTGAAAAGATGGGCGAGTCAGTCGCCACATTCGTGATCGGACGGTCGTTGAGCGTGGCGGCAGATCTTTTGCAGGAAGCGACGGCCATCCCGGATTGGCGATTCGATCAACTCATTGGACTCTCTGAATGCGATGCATTCACGCAGGCCCTTGCAGAAGTTTCCGGGCAACGCCCGTCGTCTTATCTTCAACGTAAACGCGAGCAATTGACCGACGCGATGGTCGATTGTCAGTTTCAGTTTGGCGGCGCGAAGGTCGGTATCGCGGCCGATCCCGATCTCCTTGGCGCGCTTGCCCAGTTTTTTGTAGGGATGGGCGCCAAGATTGTCGCGGCTGTTGCCTCGGCGCGGTCCGGCCGCCTCGAAGATCTTCCCATCGAGTCAGTCGTCATTGGCGACCTGGAGGACTTCGAGATCCTCGTTCAACAGGAAGGCGCGGATCTGATCGTCGCCAATTCGCATGGAGCGGAAGTTGCGCGGCGAACCGGAGCCGCGCTGCTACGCGCCGGTTTCCCGATCTATGATGCATACGGCGCCCATTCGGATGCGTGGATCGGCTATGGCGGAACGCGCCGCCTGATTTTCACCGCGGCCAATCTGCTTGCCGCGCATTATCAGGAATTGCAGCCTTATATCTCTCGTTACCGCAACGAAGCAGCGGAGTGA
- a CDS encoding NifB/NifX family molybdenum-iron cluster-binding protein translates to MLKIAFASSDSQKVDLHFGGAERLVIYDVSPGRADLDGAQEFLKAEQIGESGRNGLSGSPNDKVIPKLDFVEGCAAVYAASIGSNSIRRLMAAGIQPIIVDEGHDVLDLLNEVSLALVYGGLPWVEKAKKKTQNTASSATPKGETRKLASSIEELE, encoded by the coding sequence ATGCTCAAAATCGCCTTTGCGTCGAGCGACAGCCAGAAAGTCGATCTCCATTTCGGCGGCGCCGAGCGGCTTGTCATTTACGACGTGTCGCCGGGCCGCGCCGATTTGGACGGCGCGCAGGAATTTCTCAAGGCGGAACAGATCGGCGAAAGCGGACGCAATGGGCTGTCGGGAAGTCCTAACGACAAGGTGATTCCGAAGCTCGATTTCGTCGAGGGCTGCGCCGCCGTATACGCCGCGTCGATTGGAAGCAACTCAATCCGTCGGTTAATGGCCGCTGGCATTCAGCCGATCATCGTCGATGAAGGCCATGATGTGCTCGATCTGCTCAACGAAGTAAGTCTGGCCCTCGTTTATGGGGGATTGCCATGGGTCGAGAAGGCGAAAAAGAAGACGCAAAACACAGCCTCTTCGGCAACCCCCAAGGGAGAGACAAGGAAACTTGCCTCGTCGATCGAGGAGTTGGAGTGA
- a CDS encoding NifU family protein has product MNSEPQVLATLTSENKLQLIADIVAEARPAIQADGGDIEFLGLRGQRVEVRLTGKCLTCALAGQTLGGIRRRLVRALDEPLMVVPIMD; this is encoded by the coding sequence ATGAATTCGGAACCGCAAGTGTTGGCTACCCTGACCAGCGAAAACAAACTTCAACTCATCGCCGACATTGTCGCCGAAGCGCGGCCCGCTATCCAGGCTGATGGCGGCGACATTGAATTTCTTGGCCTGCGCGGCCAGCGCGTGGAGGTGCGTCTGACAGGCAAATGCCTCACCTGCGCCCTGGCCGGACAGACGCTTGGCGGCATTCGCCGCCGTTTGGTCCGTGCGCTGGATGAGCCTCTCATGGTCGTGCCGATCATGGATTGA